Proteins encoded by one window of Cyclobacteriaceae bacterium:
- a CDS encoding SxtJ family membrane protein produces MQKQDRYKTILVMVTGFLVIAWVLFAKEYTRAAEILAKIALGIALVSIFIPLVAKGIEWIWLKFAHVLGWINSKILLGLIFFIFLLPIAWLSRLFTKDPLRLNGRQLKSMYSDRNHLYTKEDLENIW; encoded by the coding sequence GTGCAAAAGCAAGACAGATACAAAACCATACTGGTCATGGTTACCGGGTTTCTGGTTATTGCCTGGGTTTTATTTGCAAAAGAATACACCCGCGCAGCAGAAATTTTAGCCAAGATAGCCCTTGGCATAGCACTAGTATCGATTTTTATACCACTTGTAGCAAAAGGGATTGAATGGATTTGGCTCAAATTTGCACACGTATTAGGCTGGATCAATTCAAAAATACTTCTAGGGCTGATTTTCTTTATTTTTCTTCTCCCAATCGCATGGTTGTCGCGCCTTTTTACCAAAGATCCCCTTCGCTTAAATGGGAGGCAACTGAAGTCGATGTATAGTGACCGCAACCACCTGTATACAAAGGAAGACCTGGAAAACATCTGGTAA
- a CDS encoding UbiA prenyltransferase family protein, which translates to MMRPVLQMIRPSHWIKNLFLLIPIFFAGRLFQIEQVEVILAGIVAFSLVASGIYIINDFKDLEVDKLHPLKKKRPLPSGSISKSTAIILLTILLSIGLTLASFLNTTFLILLGVYLVLNIGYSFGLKNIPIVDLFIVSLGFLLRIHSGGILSGVEVSHWLSIMIMLLALFLVLAKRRDDLVLQASTHSVIRKTSSSYNLEFINACLTMFAAVIVVAYIMYTVSEEVIQHFNSSYLFITTLFVIAGIMRYLQITLVEQNSGSPTSILVKDKFILITIALWIISFYIIIYN; encoded by the coding sequence ATGATGCGGCCTGTTCTACAAATGATACGGCCCTCCCACTGGATTAAGAATCTTTTCCTTCTCATCCCAATTTTTTTTGCGGGTAGACTTTTTCAAATTGAACAAGTTGAAGTAATTCTGGCCGGCATCGTAGCTTTTAGCCTGGTGGCTTCGGGCATTTATATCATTAATGATTTCAAAGATCTGGAGGTTGACAAACTCCACCCGCTAAAAAAAAAACGTCCCTTACCATCGGGATCAATCTCAAAATCAACCGCTATCATTCTGCTAACCATTCTCCTATCAATTGGGTTAACATTAGCTTCTTTTCTTAATACAACATTTTTAATTCTATTAGGAGTCTACCTGGTGCTGAATATCGGATATTCGTTTGGCTTGAAAAATATACCCATCGTTGACCTGTTCATTGTTTCATTAGGATTTTTACTCCGCATACATAGCGGGGGTATACTTTCAGGTGTAGAAGTCTCTCATTGGCTCTCTATAATGATTATGTTGTTGGCACTCTTTCTTGTTTTAGCCAAAAGACGGGATGACCTCGTACTTCAAGCATCCACGCATTCCGTTATCCGAAAAACTTCATCCAGCTATAACCTGGAGTTTATCAATGCATGTCTAACCATGTTTGCGGCTGTAATTGTAGTGGCATACATCATGTACACCGTTTCGGAAGAAGTAATTCAACACTTTAACAGCTCATACCTGTTCATCACCACACTTTTTGTCATTGCCGGCATTATGCGATATCTTCAAATTACACTGGTCGAGCAAAATAGCGGTTCACCAACCAGCATTCTGGTAAAAGATAAGTTTATTCTGATAACGATCGCTCTCTGGATTATCTCATTTTACATCATCATTTATAATTAA
- a CDS encoding DUF5989 family protein — MEFLRDVLKFMAARKKWWLTPIILLLIFIGVLLVIGGGSAVAPFIYTLF; from the coding sequence ATGGAATTCCTCAGAGACGTCCTTAAGTTCATGGCGGCCCGCAAAAAATGGTGGTTAACTCCTATCATTTTATTACTCATTTTTATCGGAGTCTTATTGGTAATCGGGGGTGGCTCTGCTGTAGCACCTTTCATTTATACACTTTTCTAA
- a CDS encoding carbamoyltransferase, translating into MKILGISAFYHDSAAAIIENGEIIAAAQEERFTRKKHDPGFPSNAVKFCLDYCGTSIDKLDAIAFYDKPLLKFERLLETYYAFAPKGVSSFITAIPVWLREKMFLKRLILEELAKVGDFDKKKLKLLFPEHHLSHAASAYYSSPFDDSAIMTIDGVGEWATASICHGTGKDIKILKELKFPHSLGLLYSAFTYFLGFKVNSGEYKLMGLAPYGVPGSEQVNQYIATIKEKLVSLKEDGSIWLNQEYFNYATGLRMVHEDKWEKLFGFKARKPEDELEAHHCNLGLAIQYVTEEAVILMGKEAKRLTGSKHLCLAGGVALNCVANGKLLNTGVFDEVFIQPAAGDAGGALGAAQAAYHIYFGMERVTPKAMDGMKGSYLGPEFSDLDAEHVIRKYAAKGQHFKNYDELCAYVAQRIAEDNVVGWMQGRMEFGPRALGGRSILGDPRSAEMQRKLNVKIKYRESFRPFAPSVLAEDCAQYFDHKSISPYMLLVQPVLESRRKPLPEGYNSFSLKDKLYHLRSDMPAITHIDFSARIQTVHKETNPRYYQLIEAFKNLTGYGVIVNTSFNVRGEPIICTPEDAYRCFMRTEMDFLVVGNYVFDKKAQPEWQEKDNWKEEFTLD; encoded by the coding sequence ATGAAAATACTCGGTATTTCTGCCTTTTATCACGATTCCGCAGCTGCTATTATTGAAAATGGTGAAATCATAGCCGCAGCACAGGAAGAGCGCTTCACCCGTAAGAAACATGACCCCGGCTTTCCCTCAAACGCGGTAAAATTCTGCCTGGACTATTGCGGCACTTCTATTGATAAACTGGATGCCATAGCCTTCTATGATAAGCCCCTGCTGAAATTTGAGCGCCTCCTGGAAACCTATTATGCCTTTGCTCCAAAAGGAGTTTCTTCTTTCATAACAGCCATCCCTGTATGGCTCCGGGAGAAAATGTTCCTCAAACGATTGATCCTTGAAGAGCTTGCTAAGGTAGGAGACTTTGATAAGAAAAAACTCAAGCTCTTGTTTCCAGAACACCACCTTTCGCATGCGGCTAGTGCCTACTACTCCTCACCTTTTGACGATTCCGCCATCATGACCATTGATGGGGTGGGTGAATGGGCAACCGCCTCCATTTGCCATGGAACGGGTAAGGACATCAAAATTCTGAAAGAACTAAAATTCCCGCATTCACTTGGTCTATTGTATTCTGCTTTCACCTATTTCCTTGGATTTAAGGTTAATTCAGGTGAGTACAAGCTCATGGGACTTGCCCCCTATGGCGTACCTGGAAGTGAGCAAGTGAACCAATATATCGCGACCATTAAGGAGAAACTTGTCTCGCTTAAAGAAGACGGTTCCATTTGGCTGAATCAGGAGTACTTCAATTATGCCACAGGGCTTCGGATGGTCCATGAAGATAAATGGGAAAAGCTCTTTGGCTTCAAAGCACGGAAGCCTGAGGATGAACTGGAGGCACACCACTGCAACCTGGGGTTGGCCATTCAATACGTGACCGAAGAGGCCGTCATTCTTATGGGGAAAGAAGCCAAACGCCTCACCGGCTCAAAACACCTTTGCCTGGCCGGAGGGGTGGCCTTAAACTGTGTGGCCAATGGCAAGCTACTCAATACGGGCGTTTTTGATGAGGTGTTTATCCAGCCTGCAGCGGGTGATGCCGGAGGCGCCTTGGGAGCAGCGCAGGCAGCCTACCACATCTACTTCGGTATGGAGCGGGTTACGCCAAAAGCCATGGATGGCATGAAGGGCTCCTATCTGGGGCCTGAATTCTCCGATTTAGATGCTGAACATGTGATCCGAAAATATGCCGCTAAAGGGCAACATTTCAAGAATTATGACGAACTGTGCGCGTATGTGGCGCAGCGAATCGCGGAAGACAACGTGGTGGGTTGGATGCAAGGACGGATGGAGTTTGGTCCCCGAGCACTGGGTGGCCGAAGCATCTTGGGAGACCCAAGAAGTGCTGAAATGCAGCGAAAGCTTAACGTAAAAATAAAATACCGCGAGTCTTTCCGTCCGTTTGCTCCTTCTGTTTTGGCTGAAGATTGTGCGCAGTATTTCGATCACAAATCCATTTCGCCATACATGCTGCTGGTTCAACCCGTACTTGAATCCAGGCGCAAACCGTTACCGGAAGGCTATAATTCCTTTTCACTGAAGGATAAGTTATATCACCTACGCTCCGATATGCCTGCCATCACGCACATTGATTTTTCCGCTCGTATCCAAACGGTACATAAAGAAACCAATCCCAGGTATTACCAGCTTATTGAGGCCTTTAAAAATCTAACCGGGTATGGAGTTATTGTAAATACCAGCTTCAACGTTCGAGGTGAGCCTATCATTTGTACCCCTGAAGATGCTTATCGCTGCTTTATGCGAACGGAGATGGATTTTCTGGTAGTCGGCAACTATGTCTTTGACAAAAAAGCGCAACCAGAATGGCAAGAAAAAGACAATTGGAAAGAAGAGTTTACACTGGATTAA
- a CDS encoding PorP/SprF family type IX secretion system membrane protein has protein sequence MRHLIILYRGLLVMVFIFCTAQSIAQEDDYTQYYLNLPAVNSAFTGMDDFFGLNVGVREGWNNFGIKNDNSFFSFFGALNNGSRSGRRNNALRTSDPTIFESIQNENKYRRRHGLGGIVTSRTVDPYKSFGSFLNYAYHLPLAPRLSISFGTRIGYINQRIDFSGLQVRDDVNDLFYQSLLAAGQGNQNTVLVDFGLVLYSRKFFLGLSSDNLVAHKMDGDQLFNLNAGTRYRAQVGAFFPLNPEWMLSPGITANYREGFDVRWAANLRLKYKDLIYVGSAFEPDLKGSLLVGLTTNVVSINYAYDMYTGGLNNFDVYTHELVLGLTLFNPYKLKPRFW, from the coding sequence ATGAGACATCTAATTATACTTTATCGGGGCCTTTTGGTGATGGTGTTTATTTTTTGCACAGCACAATCCATTGCGCAAGAAGATGACTACACACAATATTATTTGAATCTGCCGGCTGTTAATTCTGCTTTTACTGGTATGGATGACTTTTTTGGTTTGAATGTTGGCGTAAGGGAAGGCTGGAATAACTTCGGAATAAAAAATGATAATTCCTTTTTCAGTTTCTTTGGCGCGTTAAACAATGGCAGCCGCTCCGGACGAAGAAATAATGCATTGCGCACATCCGATCCGACCATCTTTGAATCGATACAGAACGAGAATAAATACAGAAGGCGTCATGGGTTGGGCGGTATCGTGACCAGCAGGACGGTAGACCCATATAAATCGTTCGGAAGCTTCTTAAACTACGCGTATCATTTGCCATTGGCACCCAGGCTTAGTATTTCTTTTGGTACCCGGATTGGCTATATAAATCAACGGATTGATTTTAGTGGCCTTCAGGTACGCGATGATGTAAACGACTTGTTTTATCAAAGTTTGCTGGCGGCAGGGCAGGGGAATCAGAATACAGTATTGGTTGATTTTGGGTTGGTTCTTTACTCCAGGAAGTTCTTTCTGGGACTGTCATCGGATAACCTGGTTGCGCATAAAATGGATGGCGATCAGTTATTCAACTTAAATGCGGGCACAAGGTACAGGGCACAAGTAGGGGCCTTTTTTCCACTCAATCCAGAATGGATGTTATCCCCCGGTATTACCGCGAACTATAGAGAAGGTTTTGATGTAAGGTGGGCGGCTAATCTCCGATTGAAGTATAAAGACCTCATCTATGTGGGGTCGGCATTTGAACCTGATTTGAAAGGTTCCTTACTTGTTGGTTTAACGACCAATGTAGTGTCTATCAATTATGCCTACGATATGTACACAGGTGGACTAAATAATTTTGATGTATACACCCACGAACTGGTATTGGGGCTTACCTTATTTAATCCTTATAAATTAAAACCTCGTTTTTGGTGA
- a CDS encoding HAD-IB family hydrolase produces the protein MNRLVLFDFDGTITTEDSLKKFLLFYHGFTKVFIGLTILSPILIGYLLKIVSNSIAKEILMQWFFKNESISNFNAKCDQFAREEIPKIQRQEAINLINEHKANGDTVAVVTASPENWVIPWCMQLNIQCIGTRLHVCNNDLTGKFEGKNCYGPEKARRIKALFNLKEFSEIIAYGDSLGDKQMFELATRHYYKRFPTNDTVVSR, from the coding sequence GTGAATCGACTGGTACTTTTTGATTTCGATGGGACCATCACGACAGAAGATTCCTTAAAAAAATTCCTACTGTTTTATCACGGGTTTACCAAGGTCTTCATTGGCTTAACCATCCTTTCTCCCATCTTGATAGGGTACCTTTTAAAAATCGTTTCCAATAGTATTGCCAAGGAAATTTTGATGCAATGGTTTTTTAAAAATGAATCAATAAGCAACTTCAATGCAAAGTGTGATCAATTTGCACGGGAAGAAATCCCTAAAATACAACGTCAAGAAGCCATCAATCTAATCAACGAGCATAAGGCTAACGGAGATACTGTAGCTGTAGTAACCGCATCTCCGGAGAATTGGGTTATACCCTGGTGCATGCAGCTGAATATTCAATGTATTGGCACAAGGCTCCACGTATGCAATAATGACTTAACCGGAAAATTTGAAGGCAAAAATTGCTATGGTCCTGAAAAGGCAAGACGCATAAAGGCTTTATTCAATCTTAAAGAGTTTTCTGAAATTATCGCCTATGGTGATTCGCTTGGCGATAAACAAATGTTCGAGCTGGCAACAAGGCATTACTACAAACGCTTTCCGACTAATGATACAGTAGTATCTCGATAA